In Labrus bergylta chromosome 5, fLabBer1.1, whole genome shotgun sequence, the genomic window agctctttccaatgttttgaatttggactgcagtactcaaATTCGGGAATAGACTTCTATATAATTTCCTCTCCAATGTTAAATTATATTTCTGACTGTTGCATGTCAGCTGCTCCTCTCACTGATCACTCTGTCATTAAGCTGTCTTTTACGCCCCCTGGTGGATGTTACAGAAACAACTGCTACTGCAAAATCAACTCTAGTTTGTTACAATGCCATGCTTTTCCTGAAGATATAAAAGCCATTATATCTGATGGGTTGCTAGATAAATCTATCAATTCTCAAATCTCTAAATGGGAATTCATGAAGTTTTAATTTAGGGAGTACTCTATTAAACTTGGAAAAATCTCTAAATAGAAGTAACAAATTATCAGCAATTAATAttatcaaagaaataaccagcTGCTTTAGTAAGGCATCTTTCTGTCGATGATAAgcaaagaggacatattctacAAACAAAACGTGTTGATATCTAAAAAAGTTGAAGGAGCCAACATAAGATCCAGGGCCAAATGGATGGAGGAACGAGAGAAAGGTATTTCTGTCAATGAGAGAAAAGAAGGCAGGAAAGAAATCCAATCAAAGCCTTATTAGTTCATGACCAAGTTAGTTCTGATCCAGTCTTGATTGCTGATGAAATAGGTTCTTTCTATCGTAAACTCATCAGCCTTTTCTGTCATGGATGCTGACTCCTTCTTCAACCATATCTCAGCTATTATTCCTCATATAGACGAGGAGTTTGCAGAATGATGTGACGCTGATATTACTTcagatgaacaaaaaacaagcagtaGATCTTTCTAGTCTTCTTTGGATAAGTAACCAGCTGACAGCCAACtttgataaacatttttggGAATTGTTAGAAAGTCCATTATCTCTTATTTTTAAGGAAGCTACTGACAATTTGACATTTCCCCACACTATGAAACAAGACATAATTAGAGACACAAAATTAGAGTCAATCTCAGACCAATAACATTGTTAAACACTGACTACAAAATTGTAACCCTGACATACGTCAATagatcaaaaaaacatttgtataaaATTATAAGTGATTCCCAGTCTGGATTCATGAAAGGCCAATCCGTACACAATAATATTCCATTAGTTCTTGAACTAATTGAGTATAATCATTGAATTGAAAACAAtggctttattttatttcttgacTTTTATAAGTTATTTGACTCAATTGAGTACCCATTCGTTTTTAGATGCTTGAGACTTTTAGGCTTTGGAAATACATTTCGAAATATTATAGAATCTCTTCACGAAAATACAAATAGTACAGTTTCTTTACCAAGTGGTAACTCACCCCGATTTACCATAAAGTGTGGAGTAAAACAAGGTTGTCCtatctctcctttcctctttaTAATAGCCACTGAAATGCTATCTATATTTATGAAACATTCAGACATTACTCTATTAGAGGTTCTTGAGAAGTCTATAATCATCAGCCAGTTTGCAGATGATACGACCATCTTTATCTAACACCTGACTGAAGTGCCCAAAATTATGCATGCTATTGATCTTTTCTCCAAAGCCTCAGGTCTAAAGCTGAACTTGAACAAATGTGAGCTGTTGCAAATTTATAAAGCCAATCTACCAGATGCACACAAGATCCCTATTAAATCAACGGTGAAATACTTAggcacatatactgtatatccaaCGATTCAGATGAAACTGTCAGTAAAAATGTGTGGAGGGTTATTGATGACTGTCAGTCTAGACTAAATGCATGGTTATTAAGAGACGTTAGCTTATTGGGTAAAATTTTTAGGACCAAAATGGAAAGTCTTTCGAGGTGTATCTATCCAGCATATTTGCTTGCTGTTTagaaaaaagacataaaaaaaatcacccaacTTTGATCATATTTGGAGAAAGAAAAGCTCACTACAAGAGCAGAGATGACCAAAGAATATCCAGAGACTGTAAAGATTACGTCTCGTTCCATCCCGCAACAAACAGGACATCAACGGCGTCTTCCCGCtcgaaggagaaaaaaacaacaccgcTTGTGCCATGTGGGATCACCGATGCTATCGGAACTCTTCCGCCCTGGAGCGAACAGAGGATCTGTTCTCCCTCATCGAGCTTTCCCTTTCACCTATCGCAGAAAAAGCAATTCACAAGTAAGGCTTAGGTCTGGGCATAGTTATCTTTAGATAGTGTGTTTAATATTTGCTTTATTAATGTGAAAACAGTCATCATTTTTACTTCTTTATTGGACCgctgagttttacctgtttaaaaccCTTGTTTAGTTTCTGTATTCAGGCAGCCGCGTCCTGTGTGTTTTCCGTAAACAGCGTTATAACCAGGGTAATACCTTCATGTTCAGAAAGATCAGTGTAAACACTGTCTAAACTTGAATTTGGCCATTGGCTTCTTTCTGTTAGTGAAGTGAATTCCTACCGAGTTGTAGCAGGGAGTTTAAACTATAATCCAGCCTCTTAAGGAAtgctctcttttcctctctctttaacaaattcacacacatccacacacactaATAATTTTGAcaatttatattaataattacTTAAGGATAATTATTCATATCAATTCATATAATTTGACTATATCAAACCCAACATAATTGTTACCCACATATTAGCTGCGCAAAACCCCACCACAAATGGTGCCCGGTGTGAGGCTCTCAATAAACCAGTTTTATTGCACTGTTAATACTTAGTAATCCAAATTATTAATCCTAAAAGGGattcttctgaaaaaaatgccaTTTTCTTCATATGTTGTAAATTAATGGTTAAAGTAATAAATGTTTGTCCTCTTTTTGTCCATACAACGACAgaacataatgatgcagccGTGTGACTTTCTCAATGAACCAGATTTTTTGTATTAATCCAGATTTTAATCCTgagtaaaacacaaacacagttagtGAATCTGAACAgctgtaaataaatctgattgacAAGAGTGCTGACATTGTttacagaatttttttttcataaacttCTCAAGTAAAGGCGAGGACTGGCCATCCATCTTTGAGCAACGATCCCCGCATCCCCTAGCAATCCGGGGAGCGTAATAATTAGGGGGCTCGTCCAATGAAACCTTAATATATTTCACCACaaatttattatgtttttcaaagccctcaactttatgaaaaaaaGGTAATGCAGTCAAACTTTTCAACATTATTGAAGAACATGAACTACAAAAAAACTCCTTAGCTTTATTCTCATTTAATTACTGTTAtttgtttattctgttttattttgttttctttgtcttttttcttatttttttttattgtaatataATTTTGTAGATTTGTAAGCACATGATCCTTAACAATACTGTAAACAATTTGAGCCACATTGTTTGCAAATTAATTTTAGTAATAaaacttgttaaaaacaaaaacaaaaaaacaacacttcctTCTTACTCATCACATGTCCCACcgttagccaatcagagactAAGATGGTTAAACTCAAGGCAGAGGCAGATTCAATATTATTTGACCGCAGTTACTAGGTGCTactgaaaatatataaaagatgtaaatatatcaatattaacTTTGTAAACTCAAATGTGTAAATAGTTCATTCTAAAAATTGTGTaaacttatttttaacttaaacttaaatacatgaatgaactcaaatataaaaatttacttcacttttaaagCTGACATAACTCTGAAGGTGTGGCATCAGATGGGTGTGAATTCTTTGTGTTCCTCATTCCTCAGTTGTTGGCATCGACTGAAACATATCTGACTCTGCTACTTTCTGTGCCTGTCAATCCAAGAGATTCACCATAGGAAATACTGGGAAAAGACTAGGATTACTGGAGCACTGTTCTCACTTCAACCTGCCGATTCCAGATAATAAACGAGAGGTTTTGAGGTGCTACGACTCCAAGTCAAAGTAACTTTAAAGGAACTTTCTGGATTCACTTCCTCCTTTTTTGACGTCTGTTTTTTCAGCTTCAGgcaaaatgttttctcaaacaGGCGACGATTTCTCCTGTCCTGTCTGTAAGGACATCTTCAAAGATCCAGTTGTTCTGTTATGCACTCACAGTTTCTGTCAAGGTTGTCTGcaaagatggtggagagagaaacCAATGCACGAGTGTCCGGTTTGTAAAGAAGTCTCTTTACTGAGTAATCCACCTCGTAACTTGGCTTTAAGGAACCTGTGTGAGGCCTTCTTACAGGAGAGAGATCAGAAAGCTTCAGCAGAGGCTGAGGccctctgcagtctgcactctgagaaaaTAAGACTCTTCTGTCTCAACCATCAGGATACTGTGTGTGTCGTCTGTCGAGATTCAAAAGAACATAACAACCACAAATTCAGACCAATTGATGAAGCTGCAAAGGACCACAGAGAGAAGctacaaaacattttgaaacctgTAAGAGAAAAATTGAAGATCTTTGAAAAGGTGAAAGCAAACTGTGATCAGACAGGAGATCATATTAAGGTCCAGACACTAAACACAGTGACTCAGATAaaggagcagtttaagaagcttcaccagtttctacaagaagaagaggaggtcagGATCTCTGctctgagggaggaagagaaacagaagagtCAGACGATGAAGGAGAAGACTGAGTCtctgaacagagagagagcagctctttcaaacacaatcagagccacagaggacgagctgagagtTGATGACGTCTCATTCCTGAAGaactacaaggctgcagtgaAAAGAGTCCAGCAGCTCCCCCTGCCGGATGATCCAGAACTGGtctcaggagctctgatagacgaggccaaacacctgggcaacctgagcttcaacatctggaacaagatgaaaGAGTTTGTCTCCTACACTCCCGTGATTCTGGATCCAAACTCTGCTCATCCACacctcatcctgtctgaagatctgaccgGAGTGAGTCatggagacagacagaagcTTCCAGATAATCCAGAGAGGTTTGATTTCTGCCACTGTGTCCTGAGCTCTGAGGGCTTTGACTCTGGGAGTCACAGCTGGGAAGCTGAGGTTATAAATGATAGAAACTGGGGAGTAGGTGTGATACAGGAGTCTGTTCGAAAGAAGGGAGAAATACAACGTGGCTGCTGGGCATTGTGTTACTTAGAAGGACAATACCATACATACTCTCCACCGCTCCCTGACAGAGTTTTCTCAGTCAAAATGAAGCCACAGAGGATCAGAGTTCATCTGGACTTCAACAGAGGAAATCTGTCATTCTGGGATCCTGATACCAACACACTCCTACACACCTTCAGACATACTTTCACTGAGAGACTGTTTCCATATGTTGGCACACTGAACAAACTCCCACTGAAGATTTCACCACTAAAAGTCTCTGTAAGCGTGAAACAGCCCAGTGTCCCAATATATTCAGGCTTATGGCAAAGCATCTTTGGGCCTTAGCTGGGCAGCTCTTTGATATATCCCTCTGAAGTTCAAATTTAACTGTGCACTCACAGTAATTTTCTaaggttaccttttttttaaaatagctcAGAATATGTTGCTCTATCTTGCCTTATGAGATGAAAATAAGAATCCTGATTTTGTCCTTGATCCTTTGACTATTAGAGATGTTATCTATGTCTCAGTGTAACTTCATCTTAGTTATAACTCTTACTTATCTGGCTGCAGGTGTTCAGGGTCATTTCACAGGCAGCGATGCTAATACTTAACTGCAGGCTCAAAGTGTATTAAAAGTTAGAGAATCCCTGTATATAGACAAAGTAAGTTAAATAAAGAAAGTTTTTGAATAATATgatttgtgtgtgaaatgaacTTTAAGTGTAAATAAAACTGTTATCTGGTTCATCCCATGAATTAATCGTCTTAGTCTTATTATGGCAAAATGgcgattttgaaaaatggagagaggtgaGAACACAGAATGGTttcagaccgatgcagagctggataaacactgaagcttcagtgtctgcaagACGGCAATCTGTgtgcacatcgactctagagaggaggggttgggggggacagctctctccatatgttttgaatttggactgcagtagtcattttaaacgctaggtgtcagagttacatactgctcctttaattttcATAAGCCTGATGTGTCATGGCGGCCATTTTCATCTGACATAAAAGCTCAGGTGTGAAGCTAAAATGCTGTCATAATGttcaaattacaaaataagaaacaagACAAGACGAATGTGATCAGCAGATTATATTattctctttaaaaaagaagaagacttcATTACAAGAATTCACTTCATTCAATCAACCAGAGCTTAAACATGTTCAGAGTTCTTAATACTGTTTAACACTTACTGCATAACAACGTGGAGCTGCTCCATTCAGAGGAACCTCAGTAGCTAATTTCAACTGTTTTCTTGGTCAGTAACaagtcaaatgtaaaatatgCATATGTAGCTAAGCTACTGAGGTCAGAAAATAAAGATCTCATGTTGTGACAAGCCCCAGAAGCATTAAACTTTTCAAGGTTTTCACTTCTTTTTGGTTGATGACTTCATTATACCCCTGCCTGCAGTTCTCTGTCAGAAGCTCCTCCACAAATACATGTGTACACATCTGCAAGGGAAACAACTCTAACAGTTAACTAAAGAAAGTGAAAGATGGCGTCATGCTGAGTGTCTGCCGTTACAGGGCAGCATTATCATGGTGTAACTTGGAGAAGTTAGAGAACCCATCAGCTATCATCTTAAAAAGATTTCACCTCTGGGGGCTACGGGTGTCAAAATATTCAATACttcaatgtgttttaaaatgatacaatccCAAATGTCAATTATCTATagttttgaaatgaaacaaagcTATAGATCTAAAGTGatgtttttaaccaaaagctgctgaGAGCAAAACTGAGCAAGCAGCTATGCTCCTTTCAAATGTATAAGACGACATTTCTCATGTCCTTTTGCCGTGCGTTGATGTCACTTGTGGggcagcagaggaggtgacactgtctaaactgcacaatgAAACGTTTTGACTTAGACCGTGTGCAGGGGTTTGTCTGCAATTTATGGTAATTAAGTGCCtatgatttctattatattccATGTGTTAACGAACCAGGTATCAATATCGTTTGAATGTTACTAGACTGACTGACAACAGAGGGATGGAAAACCCTACACCGGGTT contains:
- the LOC109981791 gene encoding zinc-binding protein A33-like, producing the protein MFSQTGDDFSCPVCKDIFKDPVVLLCTHSFCQGCLQRWWREKPMHECPVCKEVSLLSNPPRNLALRNLCEAFLQERDQKASAEAEALCSLHSEKIRLFCLNHQDTVCVVCRDSKEHNNHKFRPIDEAAKDHREKLQNILKPVREKLKIFEKVKANCDQTGDHIKVQTLNTVTQIKEQFKKLHQFLQEEEEVRISALREEEKQKSQTMKEKTESLNRERAALSNTIRATEDELRVDDVSFLKNYKAAVKRVQQLPLPDDPELVSGALIDEAKHLGNLSFNIWNKMKEFVSYTPVILDPNSAHPHLILSEDLTGVSHGDRQKLPDNPERFDFCHCVLSSEGFDSGSHSWEAEVINDRNWGVGVIQESVRKKGEIQRGCWALCYLEGQYHTYSPPLPDRVFSVKMKPQRIRVHLDFNRGNLSFWDPDTNTLLHTFRHTFTERLFPYVGTLNKLPLKISPLKVSVSVKQPSVPIYSGLWQSIFGP